One stretch of Cydia pomonella isolate Wapato2018A chromosome 24, ilCydPomo1, whole genome shotgun sequence DNA includes these proteins:
- the LOC133531173 gene encoding uncharacterized protein LOC133531173 isoform X2: MRFLLALFLLATLAINSILAQEHHPVYLRIRKGRTQCIYTNIKQYCVDDQEKVFSTTWSPMRDGDYLRIGNTTPEPRVKNQRRLMSPMRDGEDYLRIGNTTPEPRVKNQRRFMELESW; this comes from the exons ATGCGGTTCCTTTTGGCTCTATTTTTGCTGGCAACTCTTGCCATCAATTCCATTCTAGCACAAGAGCAT CATCCAGTGTACCTGCGAATTCGGAAGGGAAGGACTCAGTGCATATACACGAACATAAAACAGTACTGCGTAGACGATCAAGAG AAGGTGTTTTCGACTACTTGG tcACCAATGCGAGATGGAGATTACCTGAGAATAGGAAACACA ACGCCGGAACCTCGTGTAAAGAATCAAAGAAGGCTTATG tcACCAATGCGAGATGGCGAAGATTACCTGAGAATAGGAAACACA ACGCCGGAACCTCGTGTAAAGAATCAAAGAAGGTTTATG GAGCTCGAGAGCTGGTGA
- the LOC133531173 gene encoding uncharacterized protein LOC133531173 isoform X1: protein MRFLLALFLLATLAINSILAQEHHPVYLRIRKGRTQCIYTNIKQYCVDDQEKVFSTTWSPMRDGDYLRIGNTTPEPRVKNQRRLMSPMRDGEDYLRIGNTTPEPRVKNQRRFMRLGQPGRGEGSNQENNKV, encoded by the exons ATGCGGTTCCTTTTGGCTCTATTTTTGCTGGCAACTCTTGCCATCAATTCCATTCTAGCACAAGAGCAT CATCCAGTGTACCTGCGAATTCGGAAGGGAAGGACTCAGTGCATATACACGAACATAAAACAGTACTGCGTAGACGATCAAGAG AAGGTGTTTTCGACTACTTGG tcACCAATGCGAGATGGAGATTACCTGAGAATAGGAAACACA ACGCCGGAACCTCGTGTAAAGAATCAAAGAAGGCTTATG tcACCAATGCGAGATGGCGAAGATTACCTGAGAATAGGAAACACA ACGCCGGAACCTCGTGTAAAGAATCAAAGAAGGTTTATG cgTCTTGGACAGCCGGGACGTGGCGAAGGCAGTAATcaagaaaataataaagtttaa